Genomic DNA from Scomber scombrus chromosome 21, fScoSco1.1, whole genome shotgun sequence:
ACATCTGTGATATAACGATACAGCATACTAGAAATAAATGTACCTTGAATTATGTATTCAGCTTGCTGTTCTGACAAAGACACGTGTGTTTTGAAAGGAGGATATAATATTAACACTGCAAAATCATAAAATTTCTCCATATCAGCTTCTATTAAAATCAGGTGTTCCCATAGTTACCACAGTTATACTCCCACCTCTTCGTGTCAGCctgatgaaaaaactcaacCATCGTCCACCAAACGTGACCTTTTATACTCATTAATAGgtgacactttttaaaagcacaaacaaaaagGTTAAATTGAAGCCATGTTGTATGGTTTTTTTTAGGCTGTATTGTCAGCAGATAATGGTGATGTTACTGTAAAAGCAGAGCAGAACAACCGTATCATTATTGTACTTCTATGACAAACTACACACCTTCAAACAGTGTTGACATGGATGTAAAAATGTGCTGTTTAACTTTAATTAAATTGGAGAAAAAGTGTGATTTTTCTGAGGAGATAAATAggctatattttcttttaatgagcATCTCTGATTACTGAGATCAGAATATATACCATCATAGATTTAATAGGCTGAATACATGGTGCAAATGTCTATAATATATGATAACAGCAACAGCCATCTTCATTTTTCTCACATGAGTAAATTTTGCTCATTTAGAGTTTGAATGATAACTGCTTATGCTGCTTGTAATCTGTGCAAATTCCTCCAGGATGTTACTACCAAACACAACGCAAGAGGGTAAGGGTAACAGCAGCGATCCAATTTGAGCACCATTACCCCATCATTATAACAAtctcttactttttttctttagttggAAGGGAAATAGGAAAAGTGACTCAGCAGCACTTCAGTGGGAGTTTTGATGACAGAAAGACTGACAGAAATCCAAGTAGAGGAAAATTGCTGCGGTATAACACATGCTTAAATTTAGACACTTTGAGCACATAAaggcattcacacacacacacacacacacacacacacacacacacacacacacacacacacacacacacacacacacacacacacacacacacacacacacacacacacacacacagagagatagagtCTATGTGAAAGCAACCAGAGCGCTCCAGCTACTGAACTTTTGTTGAAACCACAACAATATTCTTCATGAAATTACTTGGCATATAGCAGCATGCTCTCTGTTGACAGCTATTGTGTCGACGTGCCACTATCACACGTATACATGCAGGCTCAGATGTTGGCAGATGTGATGTTGTGATCTGTTGCAGGGCACGAGGTCATAGGTCACTGTAGTGGATTTGCATGAGCTTAGCCACGTTGTTTGTCCTCTATCATCATTCAGAATACATTTATTCTTATAGTTGGCTTTCAGTGGTGATGATCACACGTGAACACCACCTGTCATATGTTATTAATATTCAACACTATCAATTATATTAAAGTGGATATcattataaaaatgaattgttCAATGTTACAGCCAGTTCAAGTGTGCATTTGTAGGCTACTACTGCTTGCAGTAGCATGAGCAGCGTACTTCAACCATGTAGCCATTTACTTTGATCTAATTCAAACATTTCTCTATGTAATAGTTAAATCATTAACTTTCACTTATCCATTACAATAcatccattacttttagctaactattaAGCAACTGTTTaaccattacttttagctatttcaactgtttatcTAGTTTTAACTATTTCAACGACTTCTAGCCAACTAATTCAACtgtttatccattacttttagctagtTATTTCAACTaatccattacttttagctagtTATTTCAACAGTTTATCAATTGGGCTACTTTTTgctatttcaactgtttatcTATTACTTTAAGCTAGTTGTTACTTTTAGCTAGTTATTTCAACTGTTACTTTTAgctatttcaactgtttatcCATTACTTTAAGCTAGttgttacttttagctaaccATTTCAACTGTTACTTTTTgctatttcaactgtttatcTATTACTTTAAGCTAGttgttacttttagctaaccATTTCAACTGTTACTTTTAGCTAATTCAATtgtttatccattacttttagctagtTATTTCAACAGTTTATCCATTGAGCTACTTTTTgctatttcaactgtttatcTATTACTTTAAGCTAGTTGTTACTTTTAGCTAGTTATTTCAACTGTTACTTTTAGCTAATTCAATTGTTTATCCATTAGGCTACTTTTAgctatttcaactgtttatccattacttttagctaaccaTTTCAACTGTTACTTTTAGCTAATTCAATtgtttatccattacttttagctagtTATTTCAACAGTTTATCCATTAGGCTACTTTTTgctatttcaactgtttatcTATTACTTTAAGCTAGTTGTTACTTTTAGCTAGTTATTTCAACTGTTACTTTTAGCTAATTCAATTGTTTATCCATTACtttagctaactatttcaactgtttatcCATTAGGCTACTTTTAgctatttcaactgtttatccattacttttagctaaccaTTTCAACTGTTACtttagctaactatttcaaCTGTTTACCCATTAGGCTACTTTTAgctatttcaactgtttatccattacttttagctagtTGTTACTTTTAGCTAGTTATTTCAActgttacttttagctaaccATTTCAActgttacttttagctaactatttcaactgtgtatccattacttttagttagttatttcaactgtttatccattacttttagctaaccaTTTCAActgttacttttagctaactatttaAACTGTTTATATCCATCACTTTAGCTAACCATTTCAACTGTTACTTTTAGCTAGTAATTTCAACTGTTTATCAATTACTTTAAGCTAGTTATTCCAACTGTTTatatccattacttttagctaattCAACTTTgtatccattacttttagctaaccaATTCAACTGTTACTTTTAGCTAGttatttcaactgtttatccattacttttagctaactatttcaactgttatccattacttttagctaattcaactttttatccattacttttagctaaccaTTTCAACTGTTACTTTTAGCTATTTCAACTGTTCATCCATTAGTTTTAGCTAACCATTTCAACTGTTACTTTTAGCTAATTCAACCGTTTAGCCATAACATAACTATTTCAACTGTTTGTCCATTAAGTTTACCTGACTATTTCAACTACTTTACTAATTACTTTTAGCTATTTCAGCTGTTTACACATGATGTAACTATTTCAACTTTTTAGCCATTAGGCTACTTTTAGCTTTCTGTATTTTAACacgtttttttcatttatttcaagctTTTAGCTATTTAccatgcattcatttatttttgttgtatcATTTCAACTACATAGGCTAAGTATGATTTTAAACATACATTACTTAGCTGTCAATCATACATTACATTAACACATTTCTGCTTCATCACTAAGCTAGTTAGTAATGCACTTTCTATCACAACACGGTGTTCAGGTGCTACAGGCGGCTCAACTGggcatatttctttttttattcagattgtagttgctgtttttttattagttgAGCTCTACAATCTTTCCATGTACCTCCGAACAGGTGCTAGTATAGTCCCCCCTAATTTGGAAGCAACTATCTGCATGATTTGACATGATTTTCCTCCATTTGTTCCATTTCTATTTGTAGACACGACATATCTTATTTACAAAAGAGATTATAGCCTACATGAGATGTTTGTGAGAACACACTAACATGCAgatatcgtgtgtgtgtgtgtgtgtgtgtgtgtgtgtgtgtgtgtgtgtgtgtgtgtgtgtgtgtgtgtgtgtgtgtgtgtgtttcactgcgGCTGTACCAGTTGTTCTTGTTGCTATGGAGCGTTTATCAGCCTTTTGTTTGTATGAGATAAGGAGAAAGGACACTGTTGGATTCTTTCCACTCTTCGATGTAGTTGTGGTGGCCAAAGCGTAAACATCATCGTTGGCCATATTTAGCTTATCAGCTGCTGTTGGTCTGTTGGCTGGTACAGACATGAGACTGACTGTaaaatgacccccccccccctcccatctGTGACACCTGCCACCTGCAGGATCTCTCATTCATCGACAAAAACAGATGCATCTAGAAAGAGCAtgtaccagattaaatgtagcACCAGCATGTTCAGGCAAACATTGacagtattacattaaaattgttaaatttcgatttaaataagaaaataggAATTGTGTTTATCAAAGGTAAAAGGGATCTTAAGTATTCCAGGTCACGGCACACAATaatggtggaagaagtatttagaaaactttaaaaagtaaaaccacaaagaacaaaaaagccCACTAAATTATATGTAAATTTAACTAGAAGAACATAAGTAGTATTAGCAAGAGGTGCTTAAATACACAACTAAAATGCCACTTTTCAGACGTGTTAtgtatttttggtatttgtatTAGCCGTATTTTAATGTCgatggtttttaaaaatatgaatattttattctgAGAATGTTTCAATGAACAATCTTTAAAGCAAAGCAATAAGTTATATTACAccagacatacacacaaactcacaaaaggtgagcacacacagaaagtatttgacattttgtttgcAAAAGCCAGGTTGAGTTGTTTTTCCGGAGCATTTTCTTAGAGGAATTTGCTCTCTGAAAacctgtttgtttatgtgttttatcaGGACCATTTCAGCAGTCCATGTTTGGAGACACGGGGGCGAGGAGGACTTTTCCGCTCCATTACAGTTATTACTTTGGGTGTGATCGACTCAAGCGTCAGAGATTTGTTGCACCCTGCTGTGTACATAGATTCTGCCAGTTCAGCTTCAGGCTTTGCAAAACACTTGAGAGCACCAACTACAAATACTAGTACTTCTTTAATGTGCAATAGACCAAAACATATGTAAGGAGTGCAGATTGGTATACAGTATCTTGTGTAATCGAGGTCTAAACTGGTGTAATTGGTGCACAACATTGAACTGAATTAACAGTTAATTCAAATGTAAACTTTCAATCCCAGATTCAATTTATGAATACAAATCTAtgctgtctctttctttccatacATCATATATGGAAATGATGTGGCACATGAAGCCAACTGAAGCCAGCTATTATTAGACCTCTATTTAGACTCTTTGGCTGCATGACTCTCACGTGCCAGACCTCCAACGAGCTCAAGTTGACGTCTGTTTCCCCTCCGCCTTACTGGGCTTTCGGCCAAAATAAGGCAAGCTTTAGAAGAGAGTGCCATCCATTTTTACAATCCTAAATATTTTTCGCCTTGTCTTGCTTAACTTTGCACCCACAGGCGGAGGAACACCCAGTGAAGTGGAAACATTTGCAGACATAAATCTCACTGTGTTGTCATGTATGCAGCAAAGAATTTCTTGTGCCTTGAAGGTCTTGTGCTGAGCGGCTGCAGGGTAGAGTTGCTTAACTTAATCTCGTCACAAGCTTCAGAATAGATCTGGTAACACTGACGCAAAAACTCTCCAAACTTTGTTTACTACTCTCATCACTACCCCCCCATCCCCCACCCCTTTTTGTCCCACTCATTTCCTCTCCaaatttaagagaaaaacaCCACAGGCAGATACTATCAATCacctaatcacacacacacacacacacacacacacacacacacacacacacacacacacacacacacacacacacacacacacacacacacacacacacacacacacacacacacacacacacacacacacacacacacacacacagttcacaggataaaacaatacaaaagaaGCATTTTGTACTGAATTTGTtctaatgtatttatttatattgtatttacagtatttacaatCATTTCAGTCACAAAAACCAGAGCTATATAAAAATAACCTTTCACATACTGAATGATTAAGCTTATttaatacaaaagaaaaacctCCTTTTTTAACATATATGGACCCAATGAACACTTTTTCCTCTTATGGCACACTATATTAAATAATCTGAGACTGACCTTGCCTTATTGGATCACACAAACTGGCAGAGAACTCAAACATGACATGCACTGTCTTCTCATGTCTTCTCCATTGAACTTAACTAAAAGGCGTTTAAGCCTCATAACAAGCCAGGCAAATGCTTTCCCCGGCTGTGGCACATCAGAGGGAACTGGGGTCTTGTGATACTGCAGTTTCAAGACTCTTTATCTGTATAATTAATGCAAATTAATGCACAGAAAAGAGCGGATTACATTCAGCCTGGTCCAGAAAAACTGATATTAAGATAACACTGTATCTTATCAGTCTGTGTGAATACTGTGGaaacattttttgggggggctgAAATATCAAAATGCATGAACAAATATCCATGCAGACAAAACCACTCAACTTCAAAGATCTATATTTGTTCAAATCTACAGATCCAACAGTCTATAAAATCTACCAAGGAGCACAAATGGTATTAATTTAAGTAGCTTTCAAGTATTTTAATCAAATGATCCTTTGGGTAATCTTGCTACTGTAAGGCCTGGGTGATGTTTCCAACAGGAGATAGGATGTGGTTCACTTTTAAACTGTTCAACAACAGGTCCTCCCCCTGTTCACCTGAATACCTCCACATGTCCCTCTTCAAACATCTGCTACAACCGTATAGcacatgtaatgttttaaagtggTATAATAAACAGTCCTCtgcttctctccatctgtcacCTCATATTCccacccttttttttaatttttttaacaccCATAGCATGCTGGGTGCTGCCTCTATGTCTCCCTATCTGCACATGACTCTGAGCTGcttatccaaacacacacagtcccagTCGAAGTGAAGTGTATTTCAGCCACCTGTCCAAAGGTCTCTAGAGGTGATTACGAGGTGTATTCTCTGTTAGTAGCTGTCTCccatttgtatatttttcttatataGAACCCAAAAAACACGACAGGGAATGAAAACAACATGCTACCGCTAAAACTGAAATGTAAGAGGACACTTTGTCAGTGGTAAGAGCTTCCGTGCCCATCTGCCTTAGTAGATGATGACATGGGAATACAAAGATATTCTGGAGGCTTCATGGTTTGTAGGCTTGAAGCACCAGGCCTGGAGGATGTTCTCATTTGGCAACCTTATAGTTGCGCAGATCAAGGGGCTCTTTGCTGGGTATACACCAGTCGTCAGCCTCTTGGCTCACTTTGTAGTTCCTCAGAGCAGTTTTGTTGTACACCGGCAGCCTCTCGATGGAGTCTGTGGACAACGCCTGGAGGGACAAAAAGACATAATTACAAATAGCCTGTCGTACCAGCGCAGGCTCCACAGGTTTGCACAGTTCAGTAACAAAAGCATGACATAAActactttctctttctctccgttATGTGACGCAGAATTTCTAACTCACGTCGTCTTGTTACATGCATCATTGTCATGTTTGGCTCACCTTCAAGTAGATTACAGCATCTGTGCCGTAGCCCTCCATGGAGTAGAGCTGCAGGTCTCCCTGGAAGTACTTGGCGTAGAGTCGGGAGATGGGCAGACCGTAGCCAAAGCCAGCCTGCACGGACAAGAGGAGATGAAGGGTTTTAAGAAGGCTTTGTTCTCTGTCACACTGTTAGCAGCAGCGCTCTTCTGCGATACAAACAGGTCTTTTGTCAGGTTTGCTTTGTGTATTGTAGGTCAGAAAAAGGATGCCAGgattaaaatctttaaatagCAAGTAGCTCCATCTAAATAAAAGTCTTAATGAGCATGTATGCTGTTGCTTGTGGGCTGTGCAGAACTGCAACCAGAAGACATATGGTGCAATTAGCTTTCTTTTTGTCTGCTAGAGTAACAATTTGTTTTCAATATATGTAGGAATGCAATGATGTTAACAGATGACACCCCCGCATCTCTACTTACCAGCGGAGGTCGTGAGTGCTCTCCGATCTGTGGAGTAGGAGCAGTGGAGTACATGTAGCTGTAAAGGTTCTCAATGCGGCGAAATGGGACACCGCCACCCTTGTCGCTCACCTACAGTCACAAGGGGGCAGAAATAGAGTGGTACAgtcagcagagacacacagagagagagagaggggtgatGTGAGGTCCTCCAACAGTGCTGAGCCATTAAAATGTGGAGAGGATGTCTAGCTGTCGTGAATACTTTGGCTCAAACTAACAGGGCTTCTCTTTGTTTACTTCATGCATAATCAGGGTAAAGGTGAAGAGGGCTTGTCTGAGTATGGTGCTGGTAGAGGAAGTGAACAAGAGAAAACATCACAGGGAAAATGACTACAACCctatttttgtcactttaactctttaaaaaatgaaattgggGCTTTGAGTGGTGAAAGTGacacaaaaacagtaaagttcaGGGCTGTaaaaaccaaaactattagcTGAAAGACTCTTAAATGCTCTGTTGGTTTCACAACAGACTAATGGGTCAGTGACatataagggttggcaagatgagtcatttaaaaatatctttaaaagcagcatcaggtttgttaaaatgtacatttagtattttgttggttttatatcatttgaaatgacatttgcaccattttttaccaaaagtaagactgaatgctcctgaaaatgtcaaatggtgtaaccataaaacaatgataaatattaaatattgtatccacctacagtgtatttaagtggacttataataataatgacttcatttaaaacatgtaaatgtttcctgatctccatggttaccagagtaaatgtaatatttagaacaattgtattccattacctttatttaatacaaaagttataatgtaagatcatgccaaactagttgatatggtgttttattgacaatttactgtttttaagcaagttgaattatttggtacaaagtttttatggttacaccacttagacatttttaccataatcctctaatatattctctctaaatggattaaaagcagaaatttgatgctgggtccacaaaaaaagaatgtgttcaagttattcatacgtttattttcacattttaaccctttaaatttgactaaaccacatggacacaaaaaagtaATTGACCTTGATACTAATTTGATCGACTGTCAGTTCAGATTTTGTTCAAATCTTAAATCTCACCGCACTGACCCAGACtaatacatgtttttcttcatcttgTGGTGTGTCACTTGTAGTCAGGTGTGCAAGTGACAACAAGAATCCTCGGCGATGTCTTGGCAACGCATGAGTGAGGTTTAACGGCTCAAGTCACACACCCACATCTAGTTTATCTTATCAGAGCTTAGTAGCTTTTGTTTGCCAGAAGGCTCTGTGCTTGATTGAGGGTGAAGCTGTTACATAACCAGGTTTACAGAACCATTTGGGTGGTGACAGcaggataaaacatttaaaaaagagaatataaaagcaaaggCGTGGAACATTTTGTGTGCAACACTAAAATCTTGTGCAACTATATGATTGACATGACATTAGCTTGTTCACACAGAGTTcgcaaacatttaaaatacaggcCCACAATCCCATTCACTCCTACAGGCCCTTTTTCAAAGCTCTTATCCACTTGCACTTACTTCGGAGTATGTGAACATTAAATGAGGAGGAAAtgcctggggggggggggggggggcaacctGCACAGACTCAAACAAGGACCCTGCAGCGTGTACCGAAATAACTGCTAACAGCTGTAATTTACAACCCACCTTTATTGACATGTCCTCTCCTCCAAGAGACACCATGACTTCAATGGGTGGGAGATTGTTGCTGCTCTCATGGGTCTCAATAGTAGCCCTCATAGCGTTCTGTAAAGAGGATATACCACAgtctttttaaagctttttcaattttatttgaGTATAATATTGTTCATCTGTGTATAATTCATAATTAAAGGGTATATCcgtaccttaaagagctcaaaCAGCATGTGATAAAGGTGAGAGGGCACGTACACAATGCTTATGGGATTGTTCGTCTTCTTGTctgcacagagacaaacaaagtGTGAGTGTTTCTTAATTCCGTCCACTtcatttataattcattatCCTCGCCACAAGTTTCTCTGTTCTGCACTCGTTTCACGATTCGGCAGAATGGAAACAGCCTTATGTGTCAATATTGTCCGATGCAGTCAGCCGGGTCCACTTAACCATTACTGCAGCTCCAGTGCTATAATTAGAGGCCCCCTCAGGTCCATCTGGCTGAATGTTCATTTACACACAAGtcctcatactgtatatatacacacacagatggattggatctattatttttaattcacGGTTCTTTAACGGTCTCCGAGGACTCTTTGGCTCTTTGGCATGTTGGCATTAAAAATgagttgtgtttgtatttaaacTGTCAGATTAAATCAATGTTACGCTTACTCTGTCTCTCCTGGAGAATCAGATCAGGGGAGCAGAGATAGTACTGGTCACACAGCATCTTGGCACTGTGGAAGGCATCTAAACAGAAGGACAAAAGTAACATTAATATTGATAATAGTGCAACAAGAATAGAGCTGCTTTTGTGTGCACATGATAATCTTCTGCATGAAAAAGTCTTGAGCCAAGAACTTGTACCGTATCCGATATAAAGTGTCAAGTTAATGCAACACAAAGAGGTAAGAAAGTTGCAGAGAAAGAACAAATTCtccatcaaacacacaacagtTATATATTTACCCTGAACTACGTCTCCGACTTGACAATGAGGGTCGATGCTTCCGATGGGGTTGGGGTGGATCGTGTTGGGGGCGCCGTCAAAAATCAGAGCTgcaaagagatgaaaacatCAAACTAAGATGAACAGAAAGCAGTGTGTCATCTGTAATAAACTGACAATAAGTTAGGTAATGATGAAGGCTGGACATCACTTCAAAATAAGAGCCAATATGATACAAGGTTTTAGTATGAACACAACAATATATTAGTTTCAAAATCTCTCATCTCTTGagaattattaaaaaatctgtattaaaaaataagcaaaacctCCAAAATGCATCAGTGTATAACTTTGTTTTAACATTAagccaaaaataacaaaattaagAATTTGACAAAACATTCAATGCCAACTTTTGGTGCTTTTTTGAGGCAAATTTCAGCAGATACCAAGAAAGTATTTTAAATTTCTAATCTCCTTTATGTTCATGAAAGCATAAAACTTTCCCCGCATGCATCTGTACATTTACAACATTACGTTATCACACCAGAGATATGCATCAACAATCTCTGTAACGCATGACTGATTGTATTTTATCGCGCTTTCGATAACAAACACGACTCTGAATAAACACGATATCACTTGAAAAGTCTTTGAGTCTGTTCAGGAATACATTTAGAATAATAAGTCTTTTATaagttaaaagacaaaaaaaggaacaatCTCTGTGTTGTTGTGAGTCTAATGTAACAGCAGCAACATCCCACATAGAGAAATCTGTAATGTATGTGACTATAAAGTTTGCTTTGTAGGATTATTCCAGGAAATAACAGCGTGTGTGCATTT
This window encodes:
- the pdk2a gene encoding pyruvate dehydrogenase (acetyl-transferring) kinase isozyme 2, mitochondrial, whose translation is MKFVRFIMKNAALASVPKHIEHFSKFSPSPLSMKQFLDFGSINACEKTSFVFLRQELPVRLSNIMKEINLLPDRLVTTPSVRMVQGWYIQSLMEILEFLDKNPDDHMVLGEFVDALVTIRNRHNDVVPTMAQGIIEYKEAFPKDLVTNHNIEYFLDRFYMSRISIRMLINQHTLIFDGAPNTIHPNPIGSIDPHCQVGDVVQDAFHSAKMLCDQYYLCSPDLILQERQNKKTNNPISIVYVPSHLYHMLFELFKNAMRATIETHESSNNLPPIEVMVSLGGEDMSIKVSDKGGGVPFRRIENLYSYMYSTAPTPQIGEHSRPPLAGFGYGLPISRLYAKYFQGDLQLYSMEGYGTDAVIYLKALSTDSIERLPVYNKTALRNYKVSQEADDWCIPSKEPLDLRNYKVAK